A genomic stretch from Oscarella lobularis chromosome 11, ooOscLobu1.1, whole genome shotgun sequence includes:
- the LOC136192786 gene encoding uncharacterized oxidoreductase TM_0325-like isoform X2: MEGKVVLITGASSGIGAAASRHFATLGCRLALTGRNVDNLTKTAEECKKIRSGVEVMTVVGDLAKEEDVRKVFDATVDRYNEIDVLVNNAGILSMGTVETATLEDFDKSMSVNVRAMFQLTQLSVPYLVKSKGAVVNVSSVTGIRAFPGVLFYCMAKAAVDMFTRCTALGTLMTWLPKASASMPSILVSLSLRFTDELAYQMSSTLHFLNTAKRLTL; this comes from the exons ATGGAAGGCAAAGTCGTCCTAATAACAG GCGCCAGCTCGGGTATCGGAGCTGCGGCGAGTCGTCACTTTGCGACGTTGGGCTGCAGATTGGCGTTGACGGGAAGAAATGTCGACAATctgacgaaaacggcggaagAATGCAAGAAAATTCGAAGCGGAGTCGAAGTCATgaccgtcgtcggcgatttAGCCAAAGAGGAGGACGTACGCAAAGTGTTCGACGCCACCGTAGACCGCTacaacgaaatcgacgtcctGGTGAACAACGCCGGCATTCTTTCCATGGGAACagtcgaaacggcgacgctAGAAGACTTCGACAAATCGATGAGTGTCAATGTTAG GGCGATGTTCCAACTGACGCAGCTCTCTGTACCCTATTTAGTCAAGTCAAAAG GAGCTGTTGTGAATGTTTCCAGTGTCACTGGAATAAGAGCG TTTCCGGGGGTCTTGTTTTACTGCATGGCTAAGGCAGCAGTCGACATGTTCACGCGTTGCACAGCACTGGGTACGCTAATG ACTTGGCTGCCAAAGGCGTCCGCGTCAATGCCGTCAA TCCTGGTGTCATTGTCACTGAGGTTCACCGACGAGCTGGCCTATCAGATGAGCAGTACGCTGCA tttCTTGAACACAGCAAAACGACTCACGCTCTAG
- the LOC136192786 gene encoding 3-oxoacyl-[acyl-carrier-protein] reductase FabG-like isoform X1 produces MEGKVVLITGASSGIGAAASRHFATLGCRLALTGRNVDNLTKTAEECKKIRSGVEVMTVVGDLAKEEDVRKVFDATVDRYNEIDVLVNNAGILSMGTVETATLEDFDKSMSVNVRAMFQLTQLSVPYLVKSKGAVVNVSSVTGIRAFPGVLFYCMAKAAVDMFTRCTALDLAAKGVRVNAVNPGVIVTEVHRRAGLSDEQYAAFLEHSKTTHALGRTGEVEEVAKAIAFLASSDSSFTTGVTLPVDGGRHAMCPR; encoded by the exons ATGGAAGGCAAAGTCGTCCTAATAACAG GCGCCAGCTCGGGTATCGGAGCTGCGGCGAGTCGTCACTTTGCGACGTTGGGCTGCAGATTGGCGTTGACGGGAAGAAATGTCGACAATctgacgaaaacggcggaagAATGCAAGAAAATTCGAAGCGGAGTCGAAGTCATgaccgtcgtcggcgatttAGCCAAAGAGGAGGACGTACGCAAAGTGTTCGACGCCACCGTAGACCGCTacaacgaaatcgacgtcctGGTGAACAACGCCGGCATTCTTTCCATGGGAACagtcgaaacggcgacgctAGAAGACTTCGACAAATCGATGAGTGTCAATGTTAG GGCGATGTTCCAACTGACGCAGCTCTCTGTACCCTATTTAGTCAAGTCAAAAG GAGCTGTTGTGAATGTTTCCAGTGTCACTGGAATAAGAGCG TTTCCGGGGGTCTTGTTTTACTGCATGGCTAAGGCAGCAGTCGACATGTTCACGCGTTGCACAGCACTGG ACTTGGCTGCCAAAGGCGTCCGCGTCAATGCCGTCAA TCCTGGTGTCATTGTCACTGAGGTTCACCGACGAGCTGGCCTATCAGATGAGCAGTACGCTGCA tttCTTGAACACAGCAAAACGACTCACGCTCTAGGAAGGACAGGTGAAGTCGAAGAGGTAGCCAAAGCAATTGCCTTTTTAGCATCAAGCGACTCCTCCTTCACAACGGGCGTCACTTTACCTGTCGACGGGGGCAGGCATGCAATGTGTCCGCGATAA
- the LOC136192782 gene encoding E3 UFM1-protein ligase 1 homolog gives MSSSEWDEVLALQKDFARTQLSSTVHRLAERNVIEVVSKLIQMGLLEVIYTIDGREYLTPNQLDKEIRDELFLHGGRINLVDLHQIANVDLKHIEARVADLIRRDRHVFIVQGQLIDRDYLDRISEEINEMLQEAGQISIADLSKTFNLPAEILLDNIERRLGLVIHGQLDALRRDVLYTEAFLARQKARIRGVFSAITKPTSIASLIAQYGFQDQLFYSVADNLVASGRLAGSMQGRMEKAVFVPEIYAKTQSNWIVSFFKQNDYIEYDTLRRLGVGEPKQYCKRRLDGNDERLVFLPTCCIGKSTQDQVEASIDGALASESWIDILPLLPSPCSVGDVAEFVQQILAQKRSVASIHVFCDGGVVVSEQFVQKCAKLFDDIIAQKAEKAAAASVSTFRKAGGGDGKAAAAALTRESGEKALTKKEQRKQKMALGPSSATQGGKGGFAREKRVPKSKDRKRGGGDDGGEGEGDDNVVRSGTTSSRKGIEFLSDDEIAEILTSNFDDCPEGLIRDLSEYLLRPLSKKLEESVRSAFVTASVTRDEKGSAHKRKHGEYEEKMNGLYTNARLFNKGIDFFSGDARVQLSKHLLRTLCTDMANICLAALAEEHLMSSMEPQSFSVEDRARILLELPSPVKSAMVGLHNSLNKQSTSDFFDALETACSSKICQFLLKKVDRKKERQLVFTHRQTLLDQLRGEQEPAMALHLTAVVLFIRHTHALIHCPGRCVPFVIGFLEVKLSPADYRVMSDYQTLVMKLFGQKDNDGQGAGDGEKVEEGKSVSETLSDLLESLKKLATSAGKETSET, from the exons atgtCTTCGAGCGAGTGGGACGAGGTTTTGGCGTTGCAAAAGGATTTCGCGCGCACTCAACTAAGCAGCACGGTTCATCGATTGGCCGAGAGAAACGTAATAGAAGTCGTATCGAAATTGATCCAAATGGGCCTCCTCGAAGTCATCTACACGATCGACGGACGCGAATACCTCACTCCCAATCAGCTGGACAAAGAAATTCGTGACGAACTGTTTCTGCACGGAG GGAGAATTAATCTGGTCGATCTTCATCAG ATTGCCAATGTCGATCTCAAACATATCGAAGCTCGAGTCGCTGATCTGATTCGTCGAGATCGTCACGTGTTTATTGTCCAAGGCCAATTGATCGACCG GGATTACTTGGATCGCATATCAGAAGAAATCAATGAAATGCTTCAAGAAGCCGGGCAGATTTCGATTGCAGATCTAAGCAAGACGTTTAACTTGCCAGCTGAAATCCTCCTCGAC AACATAGAGAGACGACTCGGTCTCGTTATTCACGGTCAACTAGATGCCCTGAGACGGGACGTGCTTTACACCGAGGCGTTTCTTGCCCGGCAGAAGGCGCGTATCAGAGGCGTTTTTAGTGCAATCACAAA ACCTACATCGATTGCCAGTCTGATTGCTCAGTATGGGTTTCAAGACCAGCTCTTTTATT CTGTTGCTGACAATTTGGTTGCATCTGGTCGGTTGGCTGGATCGATGCAAGGTCGAATGGAAAAGGCCGTGTTTGTGCCGGAAATCTACGCCAAGACGCAGTCTAACTGGATCGTCTCGTTTTTCAAGCAGAACGATTACATAG AGTATGACACTCTAAGACGATTGGGTGTCGGCGAGCCAAAGCAGTACTGCAAACGACGATtggacggcaacgacgaacgTCTCGTCTTTTTGCCGACCTGTTGCATAGGAAAATCGACGCAGGACCAGGTGGAGGCCTCCATCGACGGTGCACTGGCCTCCGAGTCTTGGATCGATATTCTT CCTCTTTTGCCGTCGCCCTGTAGCGTCGGCGACGTGGCCGAGTTCGTTCAGCAGATTCTCGCGCAGAAACGAagcgtcgcttcgattcACGTCTTCTGCGACGggggcgtcgtcgtcagcgaGCAGTTTGTGCAGAAGTGCGCGAAACTGTTCGACGACATCATTGCGCAGAAAGCGGAGAAA GCGGCCGCAGCTTCTGTATCCACCTTTCGCAAAGCGGGCGGCGGTGACGGAaaggccgccgccgccgctcttaCGAGGGAGTCCGGCGAGAAAGCGTTGACGAAAAAGGAGCAGAGAAAGCAGAAGATGGCTTTGGGGCCGAGCAGCGCGACGCAGGGCGGAAAGGGCGGCTTTGCTAGAGAGAAACGCGTGCCAAAATCGAAAGATCGAAAACGGGGaggaggcgacgacggcggcgaaggcgaaggcgacgacaacgttgTTCGCAGTGGAACGACGAGCTCAAGGAAAGGAATCGAATTTTTATCAGATGACGAG ATAGCGGAAATTTTGACATCCAATTTTGACGACTGTCCCGAGGGATTGATTCGCGACTTGAGCGAGTATTTGTTGAG GcctctttcaaaaaaattggagGAATCGGTTCGTTCGGCTTTTGTGACGGCGAGCGTGACTCGCGACGAAAAGGGTTCGGCGCACAAACGAAAGCACGGCGAGTACGAGGAAAAGATGAACGGACTGTACACAAACGCTCGACTATTCAACAAAggaatcgatttcttctcag GTGATGCACGCGTGCAACTAAGCAAACACTTACTCAGAACACTGTGCACGGATATGGCCAATATTTGTCTTGCGGCGTTGGCGGAAGAGCATTTGATGTCCAGCATGGAACCTCAGagtttttctgttgaa GATAGAGCTCGTATTCTGCTTGAACTTCCTTCGCCAGTGAAATCTGCTATGGTTGGCCTTCACAATAGTCTTAACAAACAG TCGACGagcgatttcttcgacgctCTGGAAACCGCCTGCAGTTCAAAAATATGCCAATTCTTGTTGAAAAAAGTCgacagaaagaaagaaag GCAACTCGTCTTTACGCACAGACAGACCCTCTTGGATCAATTGCGCGGTGAACAGGAACCGGCAATGGCTCTTCATTTGACCGCCGTCGTCTTGTTCATTCGTCACACACATGCGTTGATTCATTGCCCGGGCCGATGCGTTCCCTTCGTTATAGGGTTTCTTGAGGTCAAATTGTCGCCGGCCGATTACCGCGTTATGAGCGACTATCAAACGCTAGTGATGAAGCTGTTCGGGCAGAAAGATAACGACGGCCAGGGGGCGGgtgacggcgaaaaagtAGAGGAAGGCAAGTCTGTTTCAGAGACGCTGAGCGATTTGCTGGAATCACTCAAAAAACTGGCAACTAGTGCCGGCAAAGAAACGAGCGAGACGTGA
- the LOC136192784 gene encoding sorbitol dehydrogenase-like → MANPSAVLFKTNDLRIVDRPIPEPGKNQVQISMHSVGICGSDVHYWTHGAIGDFVVRAPMVLGHESSGTVTKVGEGVTTLKIGDRVAIEPGIPCRCCGYCREGRYNLCRDMRFCATPPVDGSLARFYVHDADFCYKLPDNVSFEEGALLEPLSVGVHACQRAGVKVGSKVLICGAGPIGLVCLLTAKAFGATKVMITDLDAGRLEKAKSMGADLCIQVTGLQPKEIAEKVKNFIGDDLATETLECSGAEPSIRAGIYSTRSGGTLILVGLGKPEVTLPIVDASVREVDIRGIFRYRNAYPTALEMVATGAVNVKPLVTHHFSLEKSLDAFETAKDPSTGAIKVIIDCGSA, encoded by the exons ATGGCAAATCCATCGGCCGTCCTTTTCAAAACGAACGACTTGAGAATA GTCGACAGGCCCATCCCCGAACCGGGAAAGAATC AGGTTCAAATCTCCATGCACTCGGTCGGAATATGCGGCTCGGACGTGCACTATTGGACTCACGGCGCAATAGGCGACTTCGTCGTACGAGCTCCAATGGTACTCGGTCACGAGTCATCCGGCACCGTGACGAAAGTCGGCGAGGGCGTGACCACCCTAAAAATCG GGGATCGCGTTGCAATCGAACCGGGTATACCGTGTCGATGCTGTGGCTATTGCCGAGAGGGTCGCTACAATCTGTGCCGAGACATGCGTTTCTGCGCAACGCCGCCCGTCGATGGTTCCCTCGCTCGTTTCTATGTCCACGACGCCGATTTTTGCTACAA GCTGCCTGACAATGTGTCGTTTGAAGAGGGCGCTCTTCTCGAGCCCCTCAGCGTTGGCGTGCACGCCTGTCAACGAGCCGGCGTCAAGGTGGGTAGCAAGGTCTTGATCTGCGGTGCTGGGCCCATCGGATTGGTTTGCTTGCTTACGGCCAAGGCGTTCGGAGCCACCAAAGTGATGATTACAG ATTTGGATGCTGGACGGCtggagaaagcgaagagtATGGGCGCCGATCTCTGCATCCAAGTGACCGGGTTGCAGCCGAAAGAAATTGCTGAAAAAGTGAAGAATTTCATCGGCGACGACCTCGCAACGGAAACGCTCGAGTGCAGCGGAGCCGAGCCAAGCATCAGAGCGGGAATCTAC tCTACTCGTTCCGGAGGCACTTTGATTCTGGTTGGACTGGGAAAACCAGAAGTGACTCTGCCTATAGTCGATGCGTCGGTGAGAGAAGTCGATATCAGGGGAATTTTCCGATACAGAAACGC GTATCCCACTGCGCTGGAAATGGTCGCTACGGGTGCTGTCAATGTGAAGCCCCTCGTTACCCATCATTTTTCGCTTGAGAAGTCGCTTGATGCTTTCGAGACGGCGAAGGACCCGTCTACTGGAGCCATCAAGGTGATCATTGACTGCGGTTCGGCTTAG
- the LOC136192783 gene encoding protein TFG-like, with translation MATQSVFKGFNAPSDGLSFPSVDLAGKLIIKAQLDDDIRRIPIHNEEITCDELLLMMQRVFSGRLSPRDDVVLKYKDEDGDLITIADNADLTLAKQTSRVLRIVVLVNGQLKPYTHLDPDSVHNVRKELVHVRDCVNGLLDQLDGIHVSTPATVENKKDVESSPSASVVPSASEPKSTNFDSTMFDPLKSEAKRSESSPMPSSEATTSLQESQQAAPPSQAYQQQQQHAPAPSVTQAPVQQPPSQPTTVIDHYQQQQQQAPVPQQQVQAPAAASSPVTSYSALGASTQQQQQQQPQQQPQQQTGYSNPSQSYPAQERGTPVQYTQYQTPPTSAYSGYQVQQQQPAQTFAPGYSGQAYGGYTQQPPGNPNPYSRKQQPLPQRPQGGPYYGQQQQPY, from the exons ATGGCCACTCAGTCCGTATTCAAGGGATTCAACGCTCCCAGCGACGGTTTATCGTTTCCGAGCGTCGATCTGGCGGGCAAACTCATCATCAAGGCCCAACTGGACGACGACATTCGCCGCATCCCGATCCACAACGAGGAGATAACTTGCGACGAGCTTCTCCTCATGATGCAGAGAGTTTTCTCCGGTCGACTGTCGccgagagacgacgtcgtgctgAAGTACAAAGACGAGG ACGGAGACCTGATCACCATAGCGGATAACGCGGATTTGACGTTGGCTAAGCAAACGAGTCGGGTTCTCCGCATAGTCGTACTCG TCAACGGGCAGTTGAAGCCCTACACTCATCTTGATCCCGATTCCGTTCATAATGTGCGAAAGGAATTGGTGCACGTGCGTGATTGCGTCAATGGGCTGCTGGATCAATTGGATGGCATTCACGTGTCCACTCCGGCCACTGTGGAAAACAAAAAGGACG TGGAGTCTTCTCCCTCCGCCTCCGTCGTTCCTTCCGCTTCGGAACCCAAATCGACTAATTTTGACTCTACCATGTTTGATCCTCTAAAATCAGAGGCCAAGCGAAGTGAAAGTTCTCCAATGCCCTCAAGTGAAGCCACTACTTCGCTGCAAGAATCTCAGCAAGCTGCTCCGCCGTCGCAAGCCtatcagcaacagcagcaacacgCACCGGCTCCAAGCGTGACTCAAGCTCCAGTTCAACAACCACCGTCACAACCTACAACAGTGATAGACCATTaccagcaacagcaacagcaagcACCAGTGCCTCAACAGCAAGTCCAGGCCCCAGCTGCCGCTTCATCGCCTGTTACATCATACAGTGCGCTCGGCGCTTCAAcccaacagcagcagcagcagcagccgcagcagcagccgcagcAACAAACTGGCTACTCAAATCCCAGCCAGTCGTATCCAGCCCAAGAAAGAGGCACGCCTGTTCAATACACTCAGTATCAAACGCCTCCAACTTCAGCTTACTCTGGATACCAAgtgcagcaacagcaaccGGCCCAAACGTTCGCGCCTGGATATTCCGGCCAGGCCTATGGGGGTTACACCCAGCAACCACCTGGGAATCCCAACCCATACTCAAGGAAACAACAGCCGCTTCCTCAACGGCCGCAGGGTGGACCATATTACgggcaacagcaacaaccgTACTGA